The following are encoded together in the Iodobacter fluviatilis genome:
- the mutM gene encoding bifunctional DNA-formamidopyrimidine glycosylase/DNA-(apurinic or apyrimidinic site) lyase gives MPELPEVETTKRGISPHIEGQSISEVIIRQARLRWPIPADLAQTLVGRKVLSVTRRAKYLLLSFEHGTLLIHLGMSGNLRVLTEAFPAEKHDHFDLVLANSTRLRYRDPRRFGACLWQPIENGPHPLLLQLGPEPLSDQFNADYLLLANSNRKIAIKLAIMDNHTVVGVGNIYAAESLFRAKINPQRAANSLSLQEAAQLVIAIKATLNDAITAGGSTLKDYVDSDGKAGYFQLSAFVYARAGMPCRICSGEIKQIRQGQRSTFYCPQCQI, from the coding sequence GTGCCAGAATTACCTGAAGTAGAAACCACAAAACGCGGCATTTCTCCCCATATAGAAGGGCAAAGCATTAGCGAAGTCATTATTCGTCAAGCAAGGCTGCGCTGGCCTATTCCGGCCGATTTAGCTCAAACACTGGTGGGGCGAAAAGTACTCAGCGTTACGCGGCGGGCCAAATATTTGCTACTCAGCTTTGAGCATGGCACCTTACTCATTCACTTGGGCATGTCAGGTAATTTACGCGTATTAACCGAAGCCTTCCCCGCTGAAAAACACGATCATTTTGATTTAGTGCTCGCAAATAGCACACGGCTACGCTATCGAGATCCACGCCGTTTTGGCGCATGCCTATGGCAGCCAATAGAAAATGGCCCCCATCCTTTATTGCTACAACTCGGCCCAGAACCCTTATCGGATCAATTTAATGCCGACTATCTACTATTGGCCAACTCTAATCGGAAAATAGCCATTAAACTCGCCATTATGGATAACCATACAGTAGTAGGAGTGGGGAATATCTATGCGGCAGAATCGCTTTTTAGAGCAAAAATCAACCCACAAAGAGCCGCAAATAGCCTGAGTTTGCAAGAAGCAGCGCAACTAGTTATTGCGATAAAAGCCACTCTCAACGATGCAATTACTGCGGGGGGCAGTACGCTAAAAGATTATGTAGATAGTGATGGTAAGGCGGGATATTTTCAGCTTAGTGCCTTTGTTTACGCCCGAGCGGGCATGCCATGCAGAATATGTAGCGGTGAAATTAAGCAAATACGCCAAGGCCAACGCAGCACCTTTTACTGCCCCCAATGCCAAATTTAA
- a CDS encoding dynamin family protein, producing MSTDYLHQHDLAVNDPSGNDRLVGDFQAYSNWRAQLTQTISQLSRWLNEQDLEDAQNGLRISQLLEKLREDKLNIAFVAEFSRGKSELINAIFFANYGKRILPSSAGRTTMCPTELLYDASRVPSIQLLPIETRAENVTTSEYRRYPEEWRTIELDINNSDAMLEAFRHVGLTRRAPVEEATRYGLYNSDDPDQLIAVDAAGTIEIPCWRHAVINFPHPLLKQGLVILDTPGLNAIGTEPELTLNLLPNAHAILFILAADTGVTRSDIDIWRTHIGKGSNRGRLAVLNKIDSMWDELKTPEQIEAEINHQIATTAELLGVPAQHVYPISAQKALVAKVNHDVDLLARSRLTILEEALSNELLPSKQDIVRDSTMTEIEDIVQGTRTILSARRDGVLEQLVELSKLHGKNQDVVGQMMDKVQADKRKFEQGLVRFQALRSIFSQQTNSLLTLLSIDALKGNIEVVRGQMEHSKFSFGEGGLRAIMDHFFKDVNGNISKSAEQVTEIQAMMAAMYKKFSEEHGLGSVTPPPFSTLKYHKEISRLEKAFREHFNTISTLLTTSKGQLSHKFFETVASRVLYVFEVANRDIENWLKAVMAPMETQVREHQLQLRRRLESIKRIHKATDTLDSRIEELEEMDRQLALQLADLDSRLRSIYAALNEDIFEAKAA from the coding sequence ATGAGCACTGATTACCTACATCAGCATGACTTGGCCGTAAATGACCCAAGTGGCAATGACCGTCTTGTGGGAGATTTTCAAGCCTACAGCAATTGGCGAGCCCAGCTCACCCAAACGATTAGCCAGCTATCACGCTGGCTCAACGAGCAAGATTTAGAAGACGCACAAAATGGCTTACGCATTTCTCAGCTGCTCGAGAAACTACGCGAAGATAAACTTAATATCGCCTTTGTCGCCGAGTTTTCTCGTGGCAAATCAGAGCTTATCAATGCGATTTTCTTTGCCAACTATGGCAAGCGGATTCTACCCTCCTCCGCTGGCCGCACTACCATGTGCCCCACCGAGTTACTCTACGATGCATCGCGCGTGCCTTCCATTCAGCTTTTGCCGATTGAAACCCGTGCCGAAAACGTGACCACTAGCGAATACCGCCGCTACCCAGAAGAATGGCGAACCATTGAGTTGGATATCAACAATTCCGACGCCATGCTCGAAGCCTTTCGCCATGTAGGCCTAACCCGGCGTGCTCCGGTAGAAGAAGCCACCCGCTACGGCCTATATAATAGCGATGATCCTGATCAACTGATTGCCGTAGATGCCGCAGGCACGATTGAGATTCCTTGCTGGCGTCATGCGGTGATCAACTTCCCGCATCCGCTGCTTAAACAAGGCTTGGTGATTTTAGATACACCAGGGCTAAACGCCATTGGTACCGAGCCAGAACTAACGCTGAATTTACTACCTAACGCCCACGCCATTTTGTTTATTTTGGCGGCCGATACGGGCGTAACGCGCTCTGATATTGATATTTGGCGCACCCACATTGGTAAAGGCAGCAATCGTGGCCGCTTAGCGGTGCTGAATAAAATCGATAGCATGTGGGATGAATTAAAAACCCCAGAGCAAATTGAAGCAGAAATCAACCACCAAATCGCCACCACCGCCGAGCTATTAGGCGTACCAGCGCAACACGTTTACCCGATTTCGGCACAAAAAGCCCTCGTTGCCAAGGTCAATCACGATGTCGATTTACTCGCCCGCTCGCGCCTTACCATCTTAGAAGAAGCGCTCTCTAACGAGCTACTGCCTTCTAAGCAAGATATCGTGCGCGATAGCACCATGACCGAGATCGAAGACATCGTGCAAGGCACTCGCACAATTTTGTCTGCAAGACGAGATGGTGTACTGGAGCAATTAGTCGAGCTATCTAAACTGCATGGCAAGAATCAAGACGTAGTCGGGCAAATGATGGATAAAGTCCAAGCCGATAAGCGCAAATTTGAACAGGGCCTCGTGCGCTTTCAAGCCCTGCGTAGCATCTTTAGCCAACAAACCAATAGCCTGCTTACCTTACTGAGTATTGATGCGCTGAAAGGAAATATTGAAGTTGTGCGCGGCCAAATGGAGCACAGCAAGTTCTCGTTTGGTGAAGGTGGCTTACGCGCCATCATGGATCATTTTTTTAAAGACGTGAACGGCAATATCAGTAAATCTGCCGAACAAGTTACCGAAATTCAAGCCATGATGGCAGCGATGTACAAAAAATTTAGCGAAGAGCACGGCTTAGGCAGCGTCACCCCACCGCCCTTTTCTACTTTGAAATACCACAAAGAAATTTCTCGGCTAGAAAAAGCCTTCCGTGAACATTTCAACACCATTAGTACCCTGCTAACCACTAGCAAGGGCCAGCTTTCGCATAAATTCTTTGAAACCGTCGCCAGTCGCGTGCTGTATGTATTTGAAGTAGCCAACCGCGATATCGAAAACTGGCTAAAAGCTGTGATGGCACCAATGGAAACGCAGGTGCGTGAGCATCAACTGCAGCTGCGCCGCCGCCTAGAAAGCATCAAGCGCATCCACAAAGCCACCGATACCTTAGACAGCCGTATCGAAGAGCTAGAAGAAATGGACAGGCAACTCGCACTACAACTCGCCGATCTAGACTCACGTTTACGCAGCATTTATGCCGCACTCAACGAGGATATTTTCGAAGCTAAAGCAGCATAA
- a CDS encoding copper homeostasis protein CutC: protein MSTILLEICAGSITSCLAAQEGGAHRVEFCDNLLEGGTTPSYGQIAVARERLWIGLNVIIRPRGGDFLYTDLEYEVMQRDIIACKKLGVDGVVIGILTANGYIDVPRCKALVELASPMQVTFHRAFDVAQNPLKALEDVIATGCNRLLSSGQAATALEGASMLKRLQAAAGDRLVVMPGAGVRSNNIAELVAATGCKEFHTSARLPFASKMRYCNPNVHMGIPGQDEYALVETNSELVKEILGKL from the coding sequence ATGTCTACTATTTTGCTAGAAATTTGCGCGGGATCGATCACGTCTTGTTTAGCCGCACAAGAAGGTGGCGCGCATCGGGTTGAGTTTTGCGATAATTTATTAGAAGGCGGCACCACGCCATCGTATGGGCAAATTGCGGTGGCCAGAGAGCGACTTTGGATCGGCCTGAATGTGATTATCCGCCCGCGCGGTGGCGATTTTTTATATACCGATCTGGAATACGAAGTCATGCAACGCGATATTATCGCCTGCAAAAAGCTCGGTGTAGACGGCGTAGTGATTGGCATACTGACGGCCAATGGCTATATCGACGTACCCCGCTGCAAAGCCTTGGTTGAGCTAGCTAGCCCCATGCAAGTCACCTTCCACCGCGCTTTCGACGTAGCCCAAAATCCACTAAAGGCACTTGAAGACGTGATCGCCACCGGTTGCAATCGCCTGCTCAGCAGCGGCCAAGCAGCTACTGCATTAGAAGGCGCTTCCATGCTTAAAAGACTGCAAGCCGCCGCAGGAGATCGACTCGTCGTGATGCCAGGTGCTGGCGTGCGCAGCAATAATATCGCCGAATTAGTCGCCGCCACCGGCTGCAAAGAATTCCACACCTCGGCCCGCCTGCCCTTCGCCAGCAAGATGCGTTATTGCAACCCCAATGTGCATATGGGCATCCCCGGCCAAGACGAATACGCCTTGGTTGAAACCAATTCCGAGCTGGTAAAAGAAATCCTAGGCAAACTCTGA
- the cysD gene encoding sulfate adenylyltransferase subunit CysD, whose product MTTLSEARLTHLKQLEAESIHIIREVAAEFDNPVMLYSIGKDSAVMLHLALKAFAPGKMPFPLMHVDTTWKFGEMIKFRDKMAAKCGFDLIVHINEEGVKAGINPFSSGSAKHTDVMKTEGLKQALNKYKFDAAFGGARRDEEKSRAKERVYSFRDKNHRWDPKVQRPELWNIYNSKIDQGESIRVFPLSNWTELDIWQYIYMENIDIVPLYYADVRPVVERNGTLIMVDDDRMPLLPGEVPEMKSVRFRTLGCYPLTGAVESTAKTLPEIIQEMLLTTTSERQGRMIDHDSSGSMEKKKMEGYF is encoded by the coding sequence ATGACTACCCTCAGTGAAGCAAGGCTGACTCACCTTAAGCAACTCGAAGCAGAGTCCATCCATATTATTCGTGAAGTGGCCGCCGAATTTGATAATCCGGTCATGCTCTACTCCATCGGCAAAGATTCTGCCGTGATGCTGCATCTGGCGCTGAAAGCCTTTGCGCCGGGCAAAATGCCTTTTCCGCTGATGCATGTGGACACCACATGGAAATTCGGCGAAATGATTAAATTTCGCGACAAAATGGCGGCTAAGTGCGGCTTTGATCTGATTGTTCACATCAATGAAGAAGGCGTAAAAGCAGGCATCAACCCGTTTAGCTCAGGCTCGGCCAAGCACACCGACGTGATGAAAACCGAGGGTTTAAAGCAGGCGCTGAATAAATATAAATTTGATGCCGCTTTTGGTGGCGCACGTCGTGATGAAGAAAAATCCCGAGCTAAAGAGCGCGTGTATTCATTCCGCGATAAAAACCATCGCTGGGACCCAAAAGTACAGCGCCCAGAGCTATGGAATATCTACAATTCCAAAATCGACCAAGGCGAAAGCATCCGCGTGTTTCCGCTGTCTAATTGGACAGAGCTGGATATCTGGCAATATATCTATATGGAAAACATCGATATCGTGCCGCTCTACTACGCCGACGTTCGCCCCGTAGTAGAGCGTAATGGCACCCTGATCATGGTAGATGACGACCGTATGCCGCTATTACCTGGTGAAGTGCCAGAAATGAAATCGGTGCGCTTTAGAACGCTAGGCTGTTATCCCCTCACCGGCGCAGTGGAATCTACCGCCAAAACGCTACCAGAAATCATCCAAGAAATGCTGCTCACCACCACCAGCGAACGCCAAGGCCGCATGATCGACCACGATTCATCTGGCTCAATGGAAAAGAAAAAAATGGAAGGGTATTTCTAG